A window of Primulina tabacum isolate GXHZ01 chromosome 4, ASM2559414v2, whole genome shotgun sequence contains these coding sequences:
- the LOC142543677 gene encoding uncharacterized protein OsI_027940-like translates to MSRHPEVKWAEREDKVYLTVQLSDAKNPKVNLDPEGVFTFSASAGTDNNLYELKLDLLDRVNVEESKINTGVRSIFCVIEKAEAKWWKKLLRGGEKVPHYVKVDWDKWVDEDDDSGGPADLDMGGMDFSKFGDMGGLGGMGGLGDMGGLGDMSGLGDDPIGDDSEDSDDEEQIKIPEGKAHDKKAEGESTKDS, encoded by the exons ATGAG CCGACATCCCGAAGTTAAGTGGGCTGAAAGGGAGGACAAGGTATATCTGACAGTGCAGTTGTCGGATGCTAAAAATCCAAAGGTCAACCTTGATCCAGAAGGGGTTTTTACTTTTTCCGCTTCTGCTGGGACAGACAACAATCTCTATGAACTCAAACTTGATCTTCTTGACAGAGTTAATGTAGAG GAGAGTAAAATTAACACGGGGGTGAGAAGTATTTTCTGTGTTATAGAAAAAGCAGAGGCAAAATGGTGGAAGAAATTATTGCGTGGAGGTGAAAAGGTGCCTCACTATGTGAAAGTAGATTGGGATAAATGGGTTGATGAAGATGATGACAGTg GTGGGCCTGCGGATTTGGACATGGGTGGTATGGATTTCTCG AAATTTGGAGACATGGGTGGCTTAGGAGGCATGGGTGGCCTGGGGGACATGGGTGGCCTGGGAGACATGAGTGGCCTAGGAGATGATCCCATTGGAGATGACTCTGAGGATAGTGATGATGAAG AGCAAATCAAGATTCCAGAAGGAAAGGCTCATGACAAGAAGGCAGAGGGAGAATCAACCAAAGACAGCTGA
- the LOC142543679 gene encoding uncharacterized protein LOC142543679 isoform X3 encodes MNRLPSVSMLESHGKPRKELRTEAIFRIFNEHRKSTYQHNDTDSPISISSRRQAFKDGLRQGLLDCKNSGISFENFPYYLSEYTKNALIGPTYIHLKCSKLVGYATDLPTLCSSILLSGPAGSEIYQETLIKALARYFGAKLLVVDTVILPGGPTKERADSVKEISKHEGENVYARRRSQRLKKPASTVEADTASCSNISSQAQPKQDASMASSKNYVFKTGDRVKYVGLLSSSPAQASVRGPVYGYRGKVVLAFYENSYSNIGVRFDETILCGTDLGGLCEKDHGFFCAADELCLDSPIEDFDKFALNELFEVASLESKSSPLILFVKDIEKSLVGSPIAYAWLKTKLENLPENLVVIASHTQADSTKERSHPDGLLFRNFGSEQTVLLDFTFPDNFGRLNDRSKKTPKTVKLLNWLFPNKVPIQIPQDETVLSDWKNQLDRDIEIMKSQSNIRSIRSVLSRVGFVCPDLETLSIKDEVLTIESIQKMTGWALCHYLMHCSEVSCKESKLVISSESISYGLNILLGLQNENKSVKKSSKFQDVVTENEFEKRILSEVIPPGDIGVTFDDIGALENVKETLKGLVMLPLRRPELFSKGQLTKPCKGILLFGPPGTGKTMLAKAVATEAGANFINISMSSITSKWFGEAEKYAKAVFTLASKISPSVVFVDEADSMLSRREKPGEHEAMRVMKNEFMVNWDGLRTKEKERVLVLAATNRPFDLDEAVIRRLPRRLMVNLPDSQSREKILRVMLAREELDPTVDIEAVAKMTEGCSGSDLKNLCVMAAYRPIREILEQEKKEKVLAQAENMPLPALHSSSDIRPLSMNDFKVAHDQVRASVSSESQNMNELLQWNEQYGEGGSRKKLSLSYFM; translated from the exons TTCAGTAAGCATGCTAGAATCCCATGGCAAGCCAAGAAAAGAATTACGTACTGAGGCAATATTTAGAATCTTCAATGAGCATAGGAAATCTACATATCAACACAATGATACTGACTCTCCTATTTCGATATCATCAAGGCGCCAAGCATTTAAAGATGGCTTACGACAAGGACTGCTTGATTGCAAAAATAGTGGCATTTCATTTGAAAACTTTCCATATTACCTAAG TGAATACACGAAGAATGCCCTTATTGGACCAACATACATACATTTGAAGTGTAGCAAATTGGTAGGATATGCTACAGATCTTCCGACCCTGTGTTCAAGCATTTTACTATCTGGCCCCGCAG GTTCTGAAATATATCAGGAAACCTTGATTAAGGCCCTTGCTCGATATTTTGGTGCGAAGCTCCTAGTAGTTGATACCGTTATACTGCCTGGT GGACCAACTAAAGAGAGAGCTGATTCTGTAAAAGAAATTTCAAAGCATGAGGGAGAAAATGTATATGCTAGACGGAGATCGCAACGGCTAAAGAAACCAGCATCAACTGTAGAGGCAGATACGGCTAGTTGTTCTAATATAAGCTCCCAGGCTCAACCTAAGCAGGATGCATCTATGGCTTCATCGAAAAACTATGTTTTCAAGACAG gtgaCCGAGTGAAATATGTGGGTTTATTGTCAAGTTCTCCTGCTCAAGCTTCAGTGAG GGGTCCAGTTTACGGTTACAGAGGCAAGGTTGTACTTGCCTTTTATGAAAATAGTTATTCGAATATTGGGGTCAGATTTGATGAAACAATCCTATGTGGCACTGATCTTGGGGGCCTTTGTGAAAAGGATCACGGTTTTTTTTGTGCCG CTGACGAATTATGCCTTGATAGCCCCATCGAGGATTTTGACAAGTTTGCGCTAAATGAACTCTTCGAg GTTGCTTCTCTGGAAAGTAAAAGCTCTCCGTTAATTTTGTTTGTAAAAGACATTGAGAAATCTTTGGTGGGAAGTCCTATAGCATATGCATGGCTCAAAACTAAACTCGAAAATTTACCAGAAAATCTTGTTGTAATAGCTTCTCATACTCAGGCAGACAGCACCAAAGAGAGG TCTCATCCTGATGGATTGCTATTCAGAAATTTTGGAAGCGAGCAAACTGTGTTGCTCGACTTTACCTTTCCG GATAATTTTGGTAGACTGAATGATAGAAGTAAAAAAACTCCAAAAACAGTGAAGCTGCTCAACTGGCTTTTCCCTAACAAAGTGCCCATACAGATTCCTCAG GATGAAACAGTACTATCAGACTGGAAAAACCAGTTGGATCGAGACATTGAAATAATGAAATCACAGtcaaatattcgtagcattcGCTCT GTTCTAAGTCGAGTTGGTTTTGTATGCCCTGATTTGGAAACTTTGAGCATTAAAGACGAAGTGTTGACTATTGAAA GTATTCAGAAAATGACTGGCTGGGCTCTATGTCATTACTTAATGCATTGTTCAGAGGTTTCTTGCAAAGAGTCAAAACTTGTAATTTCAAGTGAAAG TATCAGTTATGGGCTCAACATTCTGCTGGGTCTTCAAAATGAAAACAAGAGTGTGAAAAAGTCTTCTAAG TTTCAGGACGTGGTTACTGAAAATGAATTTGAGAAGAGAATCCTCAGTGAGGTTATCCCACCTGGTGATATTGGTGTTACTTTTGATGACATCGGGGCATTGGAAAATGTGAAAGAGACTTTGAAAGGATTGGTGATGTTACCCCTTCGAAGGCCAGAATTGTTCAGCAAAGGACAGTTGACAAAG CCATGTAAGGGAATATTGCTATTTGGACCGCCTGGCACTGGTAAAACAATGCTAGCAAAAGCTGTTGCGACTGAAGCTGGTGCAAACTTCATCAACATATCAATGTCAAGCATCACGTCAAAA TGGTTCGGTGAAGCAGAGAAATATGCGAAAGCAGTCTTCACGTTGGCTAGCAAAATTTCCCCTAGTGTCGTTTTTGTGGATGAG GCTGACAGCATGCTAAGCAGACGTGAAAAACCTGGAGAGCATGAAGCAATGCGCGTGATGAAGAACGAATTTATGGTGAACTGGGATGGTTTACGCACAAAGGAGAAAGAGCGAGTGTTAGTGCTTGCCGCCACAAATAGACCTTTTGATCTTGACGAGGCTGTAATTAGGAGGCTCCCACGGAG GCTGATGGTCAACTTGCCAGATTCTCAGAGCCGAGAAAAAATATTGCGGGTGATGTTAGCCAGGGAAGAGTTGGATCCAACAGTTGATATCGAAGCAGTTGCTAAAATGACAGAAGGGTGTTCGGGAAGTGATTTAAAG AATCTGTGTGTAATGGCTGCATATCGGCCCATTAGAGAAATTTTGGAGCAGGAGAAGAAG GAGAAAGTGTTAGCGCAAGCAGAGAACATGCCGTTGCCTGCCTTGCATAGCAGCTCGGATATCCGTCCCCTGAGTATGAATGATTTTAAAGTTGCACATGATCAG GTACGTGCAAGTGTTTCGTCGGAGTCACAAAACATGAACGAGCTCCTACAGTGGAACGAGCAGTATGGAGAAGGCGGATCAAGAAAGAAGCTATCACTTAGCTACTTCATGTAG